The genome window CCAGCATAATCGTTCAGTATGGCAACCAGACTTCGGACTTGCGAAACACAGTCTGTGTCCAACTGCTCACTCAACAACTGGCAGCTGCGAAACTGCCCAGTGTGCGAGGCGATCCTAACATTGCCACCCTTACTGTACGCTTTGATCCAGTCCAAATCAATCGCTCTGAGCTTCTCCAACAGCTTCTGACTTTTGATACGAACATTGGCGATACTAGTAGGGTGAAAATTCCTGCTCGACAAATAAGACTGCCTGTCTGCCTCGACCACCCTTCCCTCGAGGAGTCGGCGCAGCGTTATATGGAGAACATCAGACCGACAGCTGCATATCTACCAGATAATGTCGAATATCTCCGCAAGAACAATGCTCTGGCGACGCGCCGAGATGTATTGGACTCTCTTCTCAAAACACCATGGTTGACTGTTGCCGTTGGCTTCTTCGTGGGAACACCCATCCTGTTCCCTCTTGACCCATGGCGGGTGTTGACAGGTCAGAAGTATAACCCCAGCAGAGGCTATACGCCCAGTGGTTCGGTGGGGTTGGGAGGGTCTACGGTCGCCATATATCCCGTGGCTGCGCCAGGAGGATACCAACTCATGGGCCGAACACTTGGTGGCTGGGACTCGACAGGTAACAGGCCTGGCTTCTCTCCCCAGAAGCCTTGGCTCTTCAATCACTTGGATCTGGTCAGCTTCTATGAGGTGACTGAACAAGAATACGACAAGATGGAGCGAGATTTCGAGGCTGGTCAGTATACTTTTGACATTAGCGAAACAGCTATCGATATGGATCAGTACATCGCCAAGTTTGATGCAGCAGAGAAGGATCCAGAGTATCAAGAATGGCAAGAGAGCCAATCAAAGGCAGCCGATGAGCTGGCTGCGCTCGAGCAGAAGCTGTTCGATGAATGGACCATCTCAAAGCAATCTAATGGTGGTGCAGATGAGGAAGGCGACATTGACTCGGACGATATTGCTGTGATTGAGTCACCTGTAAATGCGAATGTCTGGAAGGTTCTAGTCAAGCCGGGTGATATCCTGGAGGCAGCACAGACCGTAGCGGTCCTTGAAgccatgaagatggagatcaATTTGGTTGTTGGTGAAGATCAGGTCGGCGCTGAAGTAGTCAAGGTTGCTCAACCGCCGGGAAGTGTTGTAAGCCCGGGAACAGTCGTTATAAAGGCCCGGAGAAGACAAGAGTAGATCATAGTGTACACTAAATTGAGATAATAATTGGAAAAGGGAAGAATGTCGGACTCTCGCTTCATGTAAGGAGGTTGAGTAATCTCGAGATTAAACTTTGACTAGGGTGCCTCTATCTGGACGATTGGGGGTAGTGCTGGGAGGTCACTGAAGGTCGCTGGCTAGGCTGGACCTTAGCGGTCATGATTCCCGGTTCAGCGGTGGTACCGTCACGTGGTTCCACTCGACCGGGCCGGTCTTGGAGGGTCCTGGGACGAACCCCAGTTCTTCTGTCAGTTATTGACTACGCTCCACGAACACTCCCTGTCTGACCTGGTTGGTATGAAGATGCTAGACATGTTCAAGTTGACCAATGTTCATTCTACTTCCCACCAGACTTAGCTCAAGTCGCCACTTCTGCATTCAATGATGCAGTCCAGTCTACAGCACCGATGATACCACGGACAAAACGTCCCACTTCACACCATGAAAGGCAGACCTCGGCTTGCTGTACCTCTTTGCAGGTTCTGCAACAAGGAGTTCAAGAGACAGGAACACCTTGAAAGGCATATACGTACACGTGGGTCACTATACTAGATACTACTGTTGAAATGAGGCTGATCATTCCACAAGATACACGTGAAAGGCCATATGGGTGCCCTTGCGGCCGAACGTTTACAAGACAGTGAGTTGACATATTAACATCTACCTTACGCTAGCGACAGAGCTAATCAAGTCATAGAGATCTACTGAATCGTCATCGAAGACTTTCTCAATGCTCTACCAATGGCTCAGGGAAACAAGCGGAATCAAACCTGGCAATATCGCCTGACGGGGCTGTGACAACTTCCCCTTCTATCTCGCAAGCCAGTGATGAGAACAATCTTCACAACAGCCAGCTACAGTCTCAGGGAAACCCATCTAACTTGATGCCTATGGCAGTCTCTCCCCAAACCatgtcttctcaacaagataTGATGAGCCGATTTTCAATTCATGATCGGCCATTGGGTTACCAAGTGCAGACACCAACCCATATCTTTGAGCCACCGAAAGATCCCATCCACAACAGCAATGTAACACCAGCGGGCGCTTTGGATAGTCTTGACTTCATGCAATTCGAGTCGTTCAATGCAGATATGTTCCctgatgagatggacatgATCAACAGTTATCTCGGGGAAGTTCTTCCCCCTGAAGACTCACATCAAGGACTCACACCGGATACATCAAACTTCTTTACTCAATCATTTATTCCAGAGCCAGTTCTTGCGCCTGCTCCCTCGGGCCATCTACCGCTAGAGGCACCTGGCCATATAGAATTGAGCAGCGCCCCAACGTCGACTTTACCTTTCTGCCAGAaacgacaagctcaagcagctCCAGCTCGAAACAAGGTCGATCGGTTGCTGGATACCACAGAAGATATTGTAGCAACAAACCCCTGGGCTGTATCGGCTGCTGCTCATGAAAGGCTTTCCGTAGAGTTCTCGAAGCACAGGCCGGGCATATCCCAGTCATTCACACTTCCCAGCAGACATGCGTTATCTCGATATATTGCAAGCTGGATACGAGGCTATCATCCGCATTTACCATTCGTCCACCTTCCGACTACCAACCTAGAATCCATGTCACCTGTACTTCTCTTGACGCTAGCAGCTACAGGGTCATTCTATGGATTCGAGCATCCTCAGGGATACGCCATGTACTTCGTGGCCAAAGCTATGATCAACCATGAGCTAGAGGAGAGACGCCGTGTGTCAAACCGCCATATTCTCAACGGCTTTCCTCGTTTTGCAGCTCTCCCTACAAGCTCCACAGAAGTCTACGATCCGCCGCCAAAAAATCGCCCTGCGATTTTAACGAAATTCGATATTGAACTATTACAATCCTTGCTGATTGCCGTGATGACTATGTCATGGCTGGATGGACCACTTGCAGAGGAAGCACTCGCTATGAGTGGCCAGTTAACTACGCTCACACGCGACATCTTGAAACGTCTACCAGAGGAACATCACAATGATACATGGGAGAATTGGGGTCGCGATGAAGAAAGACGACGCACCCTTCTCTCGGCCTATTTCACATTAAATATTCAAACCATCTGCTTCAATGTACCACCTCAGATGACAGCTACAGAGTTTAGCTTCGAACTTCCTTGCTCTGAGGCTGAGTTCAGCGCACCAGACTCGGAAACATGGAATCGTGTACGACGAAAGGTCGACCCACGCAAGCTCAACTTTCAGTCATGCTTCAAGCAATTACTGTCTGGAGAGCCACTAGCCAAGGAAGTCTCGGCAACAGAGTTTGGCAATTATATGCTTATCCAGAGTTTGCTGATACAGGTCTACTTTGAGCGTCAAGTGTCGTCTGCACTGTTGTCTTCATCGCCAAGTCTGTCGGAGAGTACCATTGCGACTTATGCTGCTGCACTCGGTGCCTGGCAATCTTGCTGGGACTCTGCTATCGAATCTGCGCCCGACCCCTCCTCTAGAAATTCGCCTCTACCTTTCAACTCGACTGCTATGCTCCGACTAGCTCATATTCATCTTGGGTTTGGCCTGTACAGTCAATGCGAGTTACTATCTCGAGATCCTGTCGTCAAAGCTCAAGTGTTCGAACCATATCGGAACCCATTACCTCTGCGTGCTCCGCACCTTGATCAAGCTGTTCTTCATGCTATCTACGCTTTAAGAATCCCTGTGAGAGTCGGCATTGCGTTCGTGGCACGTGGCCGTACAGGTCATTGGAGTGTCCAGCATGCTATCAGTCACTTTGGATGCGCCCTTCTACTTACCCACTGGCTTGAAAATATTTATCAGCTAGTTCTGTCGGATGGAGCGTCAGCTCTgagagaggaggaaaagCGCCTGCTTTCCATGGTCGACCGTCTAGTCGAGGAAACTCACCTAGAGGCTTCGCTGGGGCCCAAATCTGACTTTCCTGGCAGGATAAGACGTTTGGCTATCGCAGCAGTGAAGCTTTGGGCAGAAACTTGCAAAGGCATACAGGTCTATGAGATCGTGCATGTCGTTGGAGAAACACTTTCCCTAGTGGCAGAATCACTAGAAAAGCAGATTTAGGTTTTGAACGAGAagagcttgggcttggttaaCTGTACTAAttctaataacttaaaaatgcTGGGATTTCAAGGTTGTATTTTCTAGTAGGAGTGTTCCAGACGGACTTTGAGTCAACAGTCCCCAGAGCTACATCATAGACTAGCGCGGAGAACTTGGAATGTGTTATAAGATTATTGGGTACGGGAGAACCTTTTTGAGGTTCAAATTTTTTCAAAGTTCTTAGCATTGAGTTCATGGGCTGAACTGGTAGAATAGTCTATACTGAACAAGCAAGTCACAGACTCACAGTCGAACTCCCCAAATGTTTGGCCTATTATGTCTTTTTTCGGAGGATCTGGCGTTACTCTATGTCTTCCTGGAAGAACACTTATATCAAGTTGATATCAGACAACCCTTTCGTTCTGTTAGTAGGGGAAGTAGCTGTCAGTAACAGGAGGCGAAGGTTGAATTATGTTCGAAGCGAATATCAACCGAACGATACTTGTTCTTCAGGATCCTGCCCGAAAGAGGTCCATGTTTCTCATGCTGGCGTTAAAGGAATGTTTTGTAGGAAACATACTTGCTCTGCCCATGAGTTCGATTGCCTCATGGATGTTTCTACGACAAGGAATGGTCCCCAGCACTCCATATACTGCCCTCGACATACTTGCAGTAGAGTGGATGTGGGCTTAGGTCATGGATGAAGTTACTCCGCTCTGCAAGAGGCATCACAAAGAGCTTGAATTGTCTATTTCTGCTCTTCGCTGATTTGTTTGAGAAGCCCATGATATCTCAGCAAGGTATGCCTGATTTCGAAATAAACCACCAAAACATACTATACGCCGCCTGGAAAGAATGACACTCCAGCACGCCGTAAACGAAATGGCCTGTCGGCGGAAAAGAATGATGGGTTCGTATTTATAGGACACGGGCGAGTCGACCAAGGACTTAGTGTCCAGAAATtcatattactatatataaaggttGGAGGCAAGGAACGAGAGGAGGCTggttttcttattatatatatgtataccTTTCACATAGCACATCTCTTCACTATACAACACACTTGAACACATCCCTTTCCGTTACTGGAACGTTAGACATCACCTTTCCTTGGTCATCCGGTTGTTGCAATTCATTTATAGAGTAATGCTTAAGATCTAATAGAGATAATGAAGTTTATAGTAGTCATCTACAAAAGCCTCTATGAACATATATCATCCAAGATAGTCTGTCACAGCCTGTGTAGCTGAATCGCTGTCACATTTTTCATAGTCGTGAATCCACCTCAAATCAAATCACCAAGGATCGTAGTTTTTGTTCAAAAGGTATTTTCGTTGTTCTCATATAGTCCCAAACTCCCTATTCTTTTCCAAGCTTCCAGCATCACAGGAATCCTCTATCAAGATCCATTCCTCCCAATCCAATTTGCATTTTGACTGACCCCTCTATGaagtctccttcttctcctcagccttctcatcTCCCTCTTCGATCTCAACTGACCCAACAGCAGCGCTCAGGCCACCCTCTTCTTGGTTCTtttcctcaagcttcttagCAGTTGACAGAAAGTACTCTGCAACATCGTTCTTGTGGTTGAAGTACGCCAAATCGAGAGGAACGTAGTTCTGCTCGTTTGCCAGCGCGGGGGAAGCACCTTGCTCCAGGAGCAGCTTGATGACATCGAGGTGACCGCCTAATGCTGCCCAGTGCAGACCTGTGTTTCCGGCCTCGTTTGCCTCGTCTAGGAATGcctgcttctgctccttTGGTTGGGTATCAAAATATTGGATGAGTTGCTTGACAATTTCTATCAGATGTCAGCCTCAAATTGTTTTACGGCTAGATTCCGAAATGGATCTTAGGCCTCCCAAAACCTCATTCCTTCAGGATTGGACATACCTAGGTGGCCATTTCCTGTCGCCATGTGTAGACATGTTGACTTGTTGGAAGCATCTTGAGCAGCCGCTACAATCTCAGCAGGGCTGACATTCTCTCGCTCCGCCAGGCTCTTAATAGTCTCAGTCAAATCTTCTTGCTCTCCTGCGCGCGCAAAGTAAATAAGATCATCGATCTCTTCTTCCGTAAGTTTGggtgccatgatgatgcGCTTGGTGATGTTTTCACGTCAAGAATATAAAATTTTATGAAGATGAGGGGACTGTGTGGTTAGATACCCCGCTATTTTCGCACCGTGTGGGGTGTAGATCAGTGCAGGGTAGTCAAGTCCAATT of Fusarium musae strain F31 chromosome 5, whole genome shotgun sequence contains these proteins:
- a CDS encoding hypothetical protein (EggNog:ENOG41), with the protein product MSSQQDMMSRFSIHDRPLGYQVQTPTHIFEPPKDPIHNSNVTPAGALDSLDFMQFESFNADMFPDEMDMINSYLGEVLPPEDSHQGLTPDTSNFFTQSFIPEPVLAPAPSGHLPLEAPGHIELSSAPTSTLPFCQKRQAQAAPARNKVDRLLDTTEDIVATNPWAVSAAAHERLSVEFSKHRPGISQSFTLPSRHALSRYIASWIRGYHPHLPFVHLPTTNLESMSPVLLLTLAATGSFYGFEHPQGYAMYFVAKAMINHELEERRRVSNRHILNGFPRFAALPTSSTEVYDPPPKNRPAILTKFDIELLQSLLIAVMTMSWLDGPLAEEALAMSGQLTTLTRDILKRLPEEHHNDTWENWGRDEERRRTLLSAYFTLNIQTICFNVPPQMTATEFSFELPCSEAEFSAPDSETWNRVRRKVDPRKLNFQSCFKQLLSGEPLAKEVSATEFGNYMLIQSLLIQVYFERQVSSALLSSSPSLSESTIATYAAALGAWQSCWDSAIESAPDPSSRNSPLPFNSTAMLRLAHIHLGFGLYSQCELLSRDPVVKAQVFEPYRNPLPLRAPHLDQAVLHAIYALRIPVRVGIAFVARGRTGHWSVQHAISHFGCALLLTHWLENIYQLVLSDGASALREEEKRLLSMVDRLVEETHLEASLGPKSDFPGRIRRLAIAAVKLWAETCKGIQVYEIVHVVGETLSLVAESLEKQI
- a CDS encoding hypothetical protein (EggNog:ENOG41); this encodes MAPKLTEEEIDDLIYFARAGEQEDLTETIKSLAERENVSPAEIVAAAQDASNKSTCLHMATGNGHLEIVKQLIQYFDTQPKEQKQAFLDEANEAGNTGLHWAALGGHLDVIKLLLEQGASPALANEQNYVPLDLAYFNHKNDVAEYFLSTAKKLEEKNQEEGGLSAAVGSVEIEEGDEKAEEKKETS